GCAGTCGCTGTGGCAGCGCCGACGTGCTCGGCGCTCTCGGCGTGCGCATCGACGCGCCGCCGGAGGTATCGCAGGCGCTCCTCGAGCGCGACGGCATCGCGTTCTTGTTCGCTCAGGCGCACCATCCGGCGATGCGATACGTCGCCCCGGTGCGGCGCGAGATCGGCGTGCGGACGATCTTCAACGTGCTCGGGCCTCTCACGAACCCAGCGGGCGCGACGCACCAGGTCGTCGGCGTGTCGCATCCGGGCGCGCTGCGCCTGGTGGTGGAAGCCTTGGCGCGTCTCGGCAGCAAGCGCGCTGCCGCCATCCATGGCTGCGATGGAATGGACGAGGCCACGCTGGCGGGGCCGACGCGGGTGGTGGAATGGAGCGGCGCCGAGCTCCGCGAGTACTCGATCCAACCTGCCGATGCCGGCCTAGCTGCGTCTTCGAGTGAAGCCATCGCTGGCGGCGACGCGGCGGAGAACGCCGCGCTGATCCGAGGCGTGCTCGAGGGCAAGAAAGGTCCGCATCGCGACGTCGTGCTGCTCAACGCCGCCCTGGCGCTCGTGATCGCCGGCGTCGCGCCGGACCTCGTTCGAGGGCGAACGCTTGCTGAGATCTCGCTTGACTCGCGCTCCGCGCTCGGCAAACTGGCGGCCTTGGTGGAAGCGAGCAACGCGTGAGCTATCTCGACGAGCTCGCCGCAAGCCGCAGGGCCGACGTCGAACGCCTGCAGCGTGAGGTTCCGCTCGAGCTCTTGAAAGCAAAAGCCATAGACCGGGAAGCGCCGCGCGATTTTGGCGCAGCTCTGCGCCGGCGTCGGCCGGCCGTCATCGCAGAGATCAAGCGTGCTTCGCCCTCGGCCGGGGCCATCGCGCCGGATATCGATCCGGGGCGTCTTGCCGCTGCATACGAACGCGCCGGCGCCGCCGCGCTCTCGGTGCTGACCGAGCCGCGATGGTTCAAAGGCAGCTTGGACGATCTCGTACTCGCGCGGCGCGTGTGCGCACTGCCCGTCTTGCGCAAAGATTTCGTGGTCGACGAGTATCAGGTCTGGGAGGCGGCCGCAGCCGGCGCCGATGCGATTCTCTTGATCGTCGCGGCGCTGCACGACGCCCAACTCAGATCGTTTTTGGGGTTCGCTAAAGAGGCAGGCATGGCCGCGCTCGTCGAGGTCCACGACCGGAAGGAAGCGCGCCGCGCGCAGAGCGCAGGCGCAACCCTGATCGGCATCAACAATCGCGATCTGCGCACCTTCGAAGTACGCCGCTCGACGGCCCTCGAACTCAGCCGCCAAATCAAATCTTTTTCTCCAGACGTTCTCCTCGTCGCGGAAAGCGGCTACACAAGCGCCGCCGATCTTGCGGAATGCGCCGCGGCGGGCATCGACGCGGTGCTGATCGGCGAGCATCTGATGCGCGCGCACGATCCGGAGGCCGCACTCCGCGACCTCGTTGCGGTCCGGCCTCATATTAAAATATGCGGAATGCAGTCAGCCGAGGAGGTGGAGATGTGCGTGGAGGCCGGCGCCGACGCGCTCGGATTCATCTTCGCGGACAGTCCGCGGCGACTAGACGTTGCTGGGGCGACGTCGCTGACCGCGCGCGTCCCACCGCAGGTTGCCTGCGTCGGCGTCTTTGCGAACTCGCCGCGTGCGCTGATCGAAGACGCCATCCGTTCGTGCCGGCTGGATCTGCTCCAATTCTCGGGAGACGAATCCCCGGAGTTTTGCGGCAGCTTTGGAGTGCCAACGATTCTGGTGGCGCACGACGCGATACCGGACGCACCGGCGCTGCAAAACGCGCGCGCGGTGGCGGTCATGGCGGATGCGCGCGTGCCCGGCAGGGCCGGCGGCACCGGCGTGCGGATGGCGCTCGCCAAGGCTCAACGCATGCGCGCTGAACACGCCGGCCATTTCATCCTCGCCGGTGGCCTTCGCCCGAACACCGTAGGCGAAGCGATCCGAGCGGTGCTACCGGATGGAGTGGACGTACGCTCAGGCGTCGAGGTCAACGGCGTCAAAGACGCCGGGTTGGTGAACGCGTTTGTCGCTGCGGCTAAGGAGGCATTGCATGCGCGAACCTGACGAGCGCGGATACTTCGGCGAATTCGGCGGGCGCTTCGTTCCAGAAGTGCTCGTGGAGCCGCTGCGGCAGCTTGAAAGCGACATGCGCGAAGCGTTTGCAGACGAAACGTTCTGGGCGGAATACCGGCGCCTGCTGCGCGATTACGTGGGCCGGCCGTCACCGCTATTCGAATGCGCCAATCTCACGCGCTTGGCGGGCGGGGCGAGGATCCTCCTCAAGCGCGAGGACTGCAACCACACCGGTGCGCACAAGATCAACAACACGATCGGTCAGGGCTTGCTCGCCAAGCGCATGGGCAAGACGCGCATCATCGCCGAGACCGGCGCAGGGCAGCACGGCGTCGCGGCGGCGACGGTCGGGGCGCTGCTCGGCATCCCGGTCGAAGTGTATATGGGTGAAGTAGATGTTGAGCGCCAGTCTCTCAACGTCTATCTGATGCGGCTGCTCGGCGCGACCGTGCATCCGGTGTCGAGCGGTTCCCGCACCCTCAAGGACGCCACCAACGAAGCGTTTCGCGACTGGGCGGCAAGCGCGCAGAACACGTTCTACGTCATCGGCTCGGTCGTGGGCGCGCACCCCTATCCGTTTATGGTGCGGGAGTTCGCGCGCGTCATCGGCGACGAAGCGCGCGCGCAATGCCTGGAGCGGTACGATAGGTTACCCGGGCACGTGGTCGCCTGCGTGGGCGGCGGCAGCAACGCCATCGGCATCTTCAGCGCTTTCCTGGACGATCTCCACGTGAAGCTGTGGGGCGTCGAAGCGGCGGGTCGCGGACTGGATCGCGTGGGCGCCCATGCCGCGACGCTCGTGGCCGGCAGCGTCGGCGTGTTGCACGGCGCGCGCACCAAGGTGCTGCAAGACCAAGCCGGACAGATCGCTCCCACCCATTCGATCTCGGCCGGCTTGGACTACCCCGGCGTGGGCCCCGAGCATGCGTACCTGCAATCGACCGGGCGCGTGACGTATCTCGGAGTGACCGACGACGAGGCGCGGGAGGCGTTCGGACTCCTGGCGCGCAGCGAAGGCATCATCCCCGCGCTCGAGAGCGCGCACGCCGTGGCGTACGCCGTGCGCTTCGCCAAGGACTCAAGCCCCGATGAGATCGTGCTCGTGAACCTATCGGGCCGCGGCGACAAAGACGCAGTCCGCTTCGCAAACGAGCCATGATCCCACAAGTCTTCGAACGTTGCGCGCGCGAACGACGCGCCGCGCTGATCGCGTACCTGATGGCAGGTTTCCCGTCCTTAGAAAGCACGCCGGAGTTGATCCGCGCGGCTGTGGCCGGCGGTGCAGATGTGATCGAAGTGGGTATTCCCTACTCCGATCCGCTCGCGGACGGGCCCACGATCCAGATGGCGGCTCAGCGCGCACTTGAGGGCGGGGCGGCGTTCGACGCGATGCTCGCACGTCTCACGGCTTCGAACCCGCGCTCACTCGGTGTGCCGTTGCTGGCCTTTTCCTATTACAACCCGCTGTTCGTGCGAGGCCTCGCCCGCAGCGCACAAGACCTTTTGGCCGCCGGCTTCGCGGGCGCGATCGTTCCGGATCTCCCGCCGGAGGAAGCGCAACCGCTGCTGAGCGCGTTCCAAGCATGCGGGCTGTCGGTGACCTTTCTCGTCGCGCCGACCACGCCGCTCGAGCGCGCGCGCGCCATCGCTGCTCAATGCACGGACTTCGTGTACGTCGTCAGCCGCATGGGCGTGACCGGAGCTAACAAGCAAATGGGCGCGAGCGTGCGGGCTTTGGTGGAGCGGCTGCGCCCGCTGACGGATAAGCCGCTGGCCGTGGGCTTTGGCGTTTCCTCGCCCCAGCAGGTCGCGGACGTTGCAGCGGCAGCGGATGGGGTCGTCGTCGGCAGCACGCTCATCGACTGCATCGCCCAATCGCGGCATCCGGCAAGGGACTTGCAAGCGCTGTGCGCGTCCTTGCGCGCGGCTTGCGCGATGTAGGGCGCCGCGTCCGTCCCTTTACGGGAAGCAGTACGAGTCGCTGGACGCGTCCCCGCCTTGCAACCGCACTTGGTGCGCGCGGCGATCGGGGAACTCGAGGAAGAACTTCGGGTCCGGCGCGATGCCGCCGCTTGGATTGACGTCGAGTTTCACCATCCAGCTCCGTATCCCGTCGGTATAGAACTGATCGTCCCACGTGCGATACAGGGAGTTGGTGAAATACACGCGCTTGCCGTCGCGGCTGACTTCGACCATCTGCGGCCCGCCGTTGAGCGCCAGCTTCGGCTTCGCCGGATGCGGCGAGCGATTGACGATTCCGCCTAAGCGCACCGAGCCGGTGAACTTCGGGTTCTCCGGGTCGGACACGTCGTACTGGCGCATCTCGCCCGTGCCCCAACATGATGCGTACAGGAACTTATCATCTACCGAAAGGTCGATGTCGGAGAGCAGCGGTGGGCACGCCTTGAATCCTTTGAGCAGGTCCGGAAGCTTCTCGGGGTCGGCGGGCTCGGCCGGGATGTCGATGACCTTCTTGACCGCCCACGTGTCCTTGTCGCGGTGCCACATCCAGATCGAACTCGACAGATCCTTGAGCGAGATGACCACGCCGACAAAACCATACTGTTTCGTCGGGTCGTGCGAGGGCCGAAGCTCGAGGACGAGTTGCTGCTCGGCGCCGAGATCGACGGCCTGCACGTGCTTGCGCCGGCGCAGGTCCCAGAAGTGGATGTGGTGACCGTATTTGCCGGCGAGCAGTAGCTCGGGGTTCAGGCCGGCCTCGATCATATTGGGCGTTCCCCACTCGCTCGTCACCATGACGTCGTGGCCGAGGTGCCACCAAAAGTCGTACGCGAAGAACTGCGGACCGCGGTCCACTTCCCAACGTCCGACCACCTCGAACGTGTCATGGTCCAGCAGGAAGACGCCGCCGGGGCCGTCGCCGCTTGGAGAACCGAGCGCGCTCATGTAAATGCCCTCAGGTCCGCAATGGACCGTGTGCGGCCGGGAGTACCCGGCGCGCTGCATGACCGTTTCTGGCTCGATCACTTTGACGATCTTCGGAGCGCGTGGATCTGGTTTGGTATCCATCACATAGATGCGCGACGAGCGTAGTCCCGGAATGACGAGAAAGCGGCGCTCGACGTGCGGATGCGGAGCGTACGGGCACAACGCCGAACTACACGCGTTCCAGCCGAAATGGTGCAGCTCATCGCCGGCTTTGGTCATCTCGACCTGATGGATGACGCTGCCGAAACTCTTCGATTTGGGATCGACGTCGACGACCGCCATCGCGTCGGGCTTGCCGTCGCCTTTCGCGTTCAACAGCGCCACGTATGCCAGCTCTTCAGGCGGCGCTTTCATGGCGAGTTTCGCGGAGGGGTAAAAGGTCGGATCGGGTTTCAGAAGCATGGCTCACCTTCTCACGGTCAAAGGGAGACCCACCGTTATACGAACAGCATCACAACCCCCGTCACGAAGAGCGCGGCAGCCCACAGCAGGTCGAGATTGAACCAGGCGGTGCGCAACAGGCTGAGCCCCAGCCAGCGGTAGACCACGAGCGCCGCTATCGTCATCGTCAGCAGGTACCCAAACGTGTGGACGATGACCGCGAGCAGTCCCGCATTTGGCGTCGACATCATCGTCATACCCGCACCCGCGTTCGACATCTGCGAGGGCGCGGTCACGATCGGCAAGAGCATGAGCCCGGCGCCGTGTCCGGTCGCCATGATGAAAGCCCAAAGCACGAGTCCCCAAAACCCGACTCGCATGCCGACCCAACGCGGATGACGGAAACGTACGAGCCTATATAGGCCAAAGGCGAAGAGCAACCCGGCCGCGACGAACTTGATCTCAGAGTGCGGAAAATGCGGTTCAGCGAGACTCGCGGCGGCGACGACGATGCCGATCGAAGCCGCGTGCCCGAGTCCGATCGGCAGCACAGCGCCGAGCACCGCACGAAGGCTTTTCTCTTGCATGCCGAGTGCCACGGCGAAGAGCCAGCCCATGCCGGGGTTGATGCCGTGGAAACATCCGAGCAGAAAAAGGATGAGCCACGGCCACAGGTCGTGCATAACCTTCCCTTAGGTCTTTTAGCCTACCTAACGAAGCGGACTTACTTCTTGGGCCAGTTGCAAGTACTGATGGACGAAGGCGATCGCCATGCTGCCTTCACCCACGCCGGCGGCGACGCGCTTGACGGATCCCGCCCGGATATCGCCCACGGCGAAGATCCCGGGGACGGAAGTCTCGACCAAATAAGCGTCGCGACTCCCCGCCCAACGACCGGACTTGAGGACGTCGGCGCCGG
The sequence above is drawn from the Candidatus Tumulicola sp. genome and encodes:
- the trpD gene encoding anthranilate phosphoribosyltransferase, with amino-acid sequence MRAEADAPAQSVSIVEYIRAAVAGKHLSAEEANRAVGAIMDGAVTPAQVAALLVALALKGETAEEIAGAASAMRSHALRVKTSRAPLLDVCGTGGDGSGSFNISTAVAFVVAGAGVAVAKHGNRAMSSRCGSADVLGALGVRIDAPPEVSQALLERDGIAFLFAQAHHPAMRYVAPVRREIGVRTIFNVLGPLTNPAGATHQVVGVSHPGALRLVVEALARLGSKRAAAIHGCDGMDEATLAGPTRVVEWSGAELREYSIQPADAGLAASSSEAIAGGDAAENAALIRGVLEGKKGPHRDVVLLNAALALVIAGVAPDLVRGRTLAEISLDSRSALGKLAALVEASNA
- the trpC gene encoding indole-3-glycerol phosphate synthase TrpC, with the protein product MSYLDELAASRRADVERLQREVPLELLKAKAIDREAPRDFGAALRRRRPAVIAEIKRASPSAGAIAPDIDPGRLAAAYERAGAAALSVLTEPRWFKGSLDDLVLARRVCALPVLRKDFVVDEYQVWEAAAAGADAILLIVAALHDAQLRSFLGFAKEAGMAALVEVHDRKEARRAQSAGATLIGINNRDLRTFEVRRSTALELSRQIKSFSPDVLLVAESGYTSAADLAECAAAGIDAVLIGEHLMRAHDPEAALRDLVAVRPHIKICGMQSAEEVEMCVEAGADALGFIFADSPRRLDVAGATSLTARVPPQVACVGVFANSPRALIEDAIRSCRLDLLQFSGDESPEFCGSFGVPTILVAHDAIPDAPALQNARAVAVMADARVPGRAGGTGVRMALAKAQRMRAEHAGHFILAGGLRPNTVGEAIRAVLPDGVDVRSGVEVNGVKDAGLVNAFVAAAKEALHART
- the trpB gene encoding tryptophan synthase subunit beta, which produces MREPDERGYFGEFGGRFVPEVLVEPLRQLESDMREAFADETFWAEYRRLLRDYVGRPSPLFECANLTRLAGGARILLKREDCNHTGAHKINNTIGQGLLAKRMGKTRIIAETGAGQHGVAAATVGALLGIPVEVYMGEVDVERQSLNVYLMRLLGATVHPVSSGSRTLKDATNEAFRDWAASAQNTFYVIGSVVGAHPYPFMVREFARVIGDEARAQCLERYDRLPGHVVACVGGGSNAIGIFSAFLDDLHVKLWGVEAAGRGLDRVGAHAATLVAGSVGVLHGARTKVLQDQAGQIAPTHSISAGLDYPGVGPEHAYLQSTGRVTYLGVTDDEAREAFGLLARSEGIIPALESAHAVAYAVRFAKDSSPDEIVLVNLSGRGDKDAVRFANEP
- the trpA gene encoding tryptophan synthase subunit alpha; this translates as MIPQVFERCARERRAALIAYLMAGFPSLESTPELIRAAVAGGADVIEVGIPYSDPLADGPTIQMAAQRALEGGAAFDAMLARLTASNPRSLGVPLLAFSYYNPLFVRGLARSAQDLLAAGFAGAIVPDLPPEEAQPLLSAFQACGLSVTFLVAPTTPLERARAIAAQCTDFVYVVSRMGVTGANKQMGASVRALVERLRPLTDKPLAVGFGVSSPQQVADVAAAADGVVVGSTLIDCIAQSRHPARDLQALCASLRAACAM
- a CDS encoding selenium-binding family protein; its protein translation is MLLKPDPTFYPSAKLAMKAPPEELAYVALLNAKGDGKPDAMAVVDVDPKSKSFGSVIHQVEMTKAGDELHHFGWNACSSALCPYAPHPHVERRFLVIPGLRSSRIYVMDTKPDPRAPKIVKVIEPETVMQRAGYSRPHTVHCGPEGIYMSALGSPSGDGPGGVFLLDHDTFEVVGRWEVDRGPQFFAYDFWWHLGHDVMVTSEWGTPNMIEAGLNPELLLAGKYGHHIHFWDLRRRKHVQAVDLGAEQQLVLELRPSHDPTKQYGFVGVVISLKDLSSSIWMWHRDKDTWAVKKVIDIPAEPADPEKLPDLLKGFKACPPLLSDIDLSVDDKFLYASCWGTGEMRQYDVSDPENPKFTGSVRLGGIVNRSPHPAKPKLALNGGPQMVEVSRDGKRVYFTNSLYRTWDDQFYTDGIRSWMVKLDVNPSGGIAPDPKFFLEFPDRRAHQVRLQGGDASSDSYCFP